One Streptomyces sp. RPA4-2 genomic window carries:
- a CDS encoding SRPBCC family protein: MIDVDLQIDAVRRQVGTRAGRSGEARVVTVRQTYDVTREEVWDACTNAQRIPRWFLPVSGELRLGGTYQLEGNAGGTVERCDPPRGFAATWEFGGEVSWIEVRLTAVAKAVTRFELAHIAHVDEERWAEYGPGAVGVGWDLGLMGLAAHLSSGGSVDPKESTAWLASEDGRRFVTLSSEGWYRASLAAGEPESAARGAAARTAAAYGGGGGDGAPQAGDPPTTS, translated from the coding sequence ATGATCGATGTCGACCTTCAGATCGACGCGGTACGGCGGCAGGTCGGTACCCGTGCCGGCAGGTCCGGCGAGGCCCGGGTGGTGACGGTGCGCCAGACGTACGACGTGACGCGCGAGGAGGTCTGGGACGCCTGCACCAACGCGCAGCGCATCCCACGCTGGTTCCTCCCGGTCTCCGGGGAGCTGAGGCTCGGTGGCACCTACCAGTTGGAGGGCAACGCGGGCGGCACGGTCGAGCGCTGCGACCCGCCCCGGGGCTTCGCCGCCACCTGGGAGTTCGGCGGCGAGGTCAGCTGGATCGAGGTCCGGCTGACGGCGGTGGCGAAAGCCGTGACGCGCTTCGAACTGGCGCACATCGCGCACGTCGACGAGGAACGCTGGGCGGAGTACGGACCCGGCGCGGTCGGTGTCGGCTGGGACCTCGGTCTGATGGGGCTCGCCGCCCATCTCTCGTCCGGTGGGTCCGTGGATCCGAAGGAGAGCACGGCCTGGCTCGCGTCCGAGGACGGGCGCCGGTTCGTGACGCTGAGCAGCGAGGGCTGGTACCGCGCGAGCCTCGCGGCCGGAGAACCCGAGAGCGCCGCCAGGGGGGCCGCGGCCCGCACGGCCGCGGCGTACGGCGGGGGTGGCGGGGACGGAGCGCCCCAGGCCGGAGATCCGCCGACGACGTCCTGA
- a CDS encoding serine protease, with amino-acid sequence MKRITRPPGARRNALFVAVAVLAATSASVAAADDGRGPLGVTARASGTVAASRVGALFGDSGALEGGHFCTASVVRSKGRNLLVTAAHCLDGGGKLRFVPGYRDGKAPYGIWEIRRTYVGDAWTGAQDEDSDVAFATVADQGGKGVEDVVGGNAFVTGRETGATAVTVTGYPSTLDAPITCTNRPTVHSRTQQRIACPAFAGGTSGSPWVNGYGEVVGVIGGHEAGGDTDDISYSVVLGDEARDLYRSTQEQ; translated from the coding sequence ATGAAGCGCATCACTCGTCCCCCTGGTGCCAGGCGGAACGCCCTGTTCGTCGCGGTCGCCGTGCTGGCCGCGACATCGGCCTCCGTCGCGGCCGCCGATGACGGCCGTGGGCCTCTCGGCGTGACCGCGCGGGCCTCCGGTACCGTGGCGGCCTCGCGCGTCGGCGCACTGTTCGGGGACAGCGGCGCTCTGGAGGGCGGTCACTTCTGTACGGCGTCCGTCGTGCGCAGCAAGGGACGGAACCTTCTCGTGACCGCCGCGCACTGCCTGGACGGCGGCGGAAAGCTGCGCTTCGTGCCCGGATACCGCGACGGGAAGGCGCCCTACGGCATCTGGGAGATCCGCAGGACGTACGTCGGTGACGCGTGGACCGGCGCCCAGGACGAGGACAGCGACGTCGCCTTCGCCACCGTCGCCGACCAGGGCGGCAAGGGCGTCGAGGACGTCGTCGGCGGCAACGCGTTCGTCACGGGGCGGGAGACCGGGGCGACCGCCGTGACGGTCACCGGCTACCCCAGCACCCTCGACGCCCCGATCACCTGCACGAACAGGCCCACCGTGCACAGTCGCACCCAGCAGCGCATCGCCTGCCCCGCCTTCGCCGGCGGCACGAGCGGCAGCCCCTGGGTGAACGGGTACGGGGAGGTCGTCGGGGTCATCGGCGGCCACGAGGCGGGTGGGGACACCGACGACATCTCGTACAGCGTGGTCCTGGGGGACGAGGCCCGGGACCTGTACCGGTCGACACAGGAGCAGTAG
- a CDS encoding bifunctional lytic transglycosylase/C40 family peptidase, with protein sequence MTVRKAWVVAAAVAGAGLSFVMLLVVGVYIVAGNLAGGVGGGSVGLAKGAVPAVYQTLVQKWGNLCGAINPALLAAQLYQESGFNPNAKSPAKAEGIAQFIPGTWATHGVDGDGDGDRDVWDPNDAIPSAASYDCQLASYVKDAPGNITENMLAAYNAGAYAVIKYGGVPPYRETRNYVKTITTLEQSFARPVNRVDPSRQAAAAIYYAQKKLGTPYLWGGNGTADQGGRFDCSGLTKAAYESVGVTLPRVANDQYNAGPHPAREELLPGDLVFFSDDLTNSRTIRHVGIYVGGGYMIDAPRTGAVIRFDPIDTPDYFGATRVTEDGAKALPTTV encoded by the coding sequence TTGACGGTGCGTAAGGCATGGGTCGTGGCGGCCGCTGTCGCCGGGGCGGGACTCTCCTTCGTGATGCTGCTCGTCGTCGGGGTCTACATCGTCGCGGGCAACCTCGCGGGCGGGGTCGGGGGAGGCTCGGTCGGGCTCGCCAAGGGCGCGGTGCCGGCCGTGTACCAGACACTCGTGCAGAAGTGGGGAAACCTGTGCGGCGCGATCAACCCCGCGCTGCTGGCCGCCCAGCTGTACCAGGAGAGCGGATTCAATCCGAACGCCAAGAGCCCGGCGAAGGCCGAAGGGATAGCGCAGTTCATCCCGGGGACGTGGGCCACGCACGGAGTCGACGGCGACGGCGACGGCGACCGCGACGTATGGGATCCGAATGACGCGATTCCGTCGGCCGCCTCGTACGACTGCCAGCTCGCCTCGTACGTGAAGGACGCGCCGGGGAACATCACGGAGAACATGCTCGCCGCCTACAACGCGGGGGCGTACGCCGTCATCAAATACGGAGGCGTTCCGCCGTACCGGGAGACCCGGAACTACGTGAAGACGATCACGACGCTGGAGCAGAGCTTCGCCCGGCCCGTGAACCGGGTCGATCCGTCTCGGCAGGCCGCGGCGGCGATCTACTACGCGCAGAAGAAGCTCGGCACGCCCTATCTGTGGGGCGGCAACGGCACCGCTGACCAGGGCGGACGCTTCGACTGCTCGGGTCTGACGAAGGCCGCGTACGAAAGCGTCGGGGTCACCCTGCCGCGGGTCGCCAACGACCAGTACAACGCCGGGCCGCACCCCGCGCGTGAGGAACTGCTGCCGGGGGACCTGGTGTTCTTCTCCGACGACCTCACCAACTCGCGGACCATCCGGCACGTGGGCATCTACGTGGGCGGCGGCTACATGATCGACGCGCCGCGGACGGGTGCCGTCATCCGCTTCGACCCGATCGACACCCCCGACTACTTCGGAGCCACGCGCGTGACCGAGGATGGCGCGAAAGCACTGCCGACCACGGTCTGA